The proteins below are encoded in one region of Podarcis raffonei isolate rPodRaf1 chromosome 6, rPodRaf1.pri, whole genome shotgun sequence:
- the GSS gene encoding glutathione synthetase isoform X3, which yields MVVNYAPFTLLPSAVPSSLLEQAYSVQQDFNLLVDEVSRNTEFLERTLASTVKVDDFTAQLFKIYKQVLKEGITQSVFLGINRSDYMFDYGAEGTPALKQIEINTIAASFGGLTSRTTAVHRHVLNVLGKSKEASKLLTNNPAKGIATGIAKAWELYGSDRAVVMFLVEEAQRNIFDQRCVENELWMRNIRVIRRRFKDVFEKASLDNDKRLHIDGEEVAVVYYREGYVPKNYNKQNWEARLLLERSRAVKCPDIATQLAGTKKVQQELSRPGTLEKLLPNKPEAVARLRATFTGLYSMEMDEEGDKIIAMAIADPDRFVLKPQREGGGNNLYGEELKQVLEKIKDSPERTSYILMDKIKPLPALNYLLRAHSPLKVSECVSELGIFGVYVRLGQDLVVNKHVGHLLRTKAVEHADGGVAAGVAVLDTPYVI from the exons ATG GTGGTGAATTATGCTCCCTTTACACTGCTCCCATCTGCAGTACCAAGCAGTCTACTTGAGCAAGCCTATTCAGTTCAACAAGACTTTAACCTGCTGGTAGATGAAGTTAGCCGGAACACAGAATTTCTGGAACGCACTCTTGCAAG TACTGTCAAAGTAGATGACTTTACAGCTCAGCTTTTCAAAATCTACAAGCAAGTTTTGAAAGAAGGAATAACTCAG TCTGTGTTTTTAGGAATTAATCGCTCTGATTACATGTTTGACTATGGTGCAGAAGGCACTCCAGCTCTAAAGCAAATAGAAATAAACACTATTGCTGCCAGCTTTGGAGGCCTCACATCTAGAACCACTGCGGTGCATCG GCATGTGTTGAACGTTCTAGGGAAATCTAAGGAAGCCTCAAAATTACTGACCAATAATCCAGCCAAAGGGATTGCCACGGGCATTGCAAAAGCTTGGGAACTCTACGGCTCAGACAG agcagtggtaatgtTCCTAGTTGAAGAGGCTCAGAGGAATATTTTTGACCAACGCTGTGTAGAAAATGAACTTTGGATGAG GAATATCCGGGTGATCCGAAGAAGATTTAAAGATGTGTTTGAAAAAGCATCTTTGGACAATGATAAGAGATTGCATAT AGATGGGGAGGAAGTTGCAGTGGTGTACTATAGAGAAGGTTACGTGCCAAAGAATTATAACAAACAG AACTGGGAGGCACGGTTGCTGTTGGAAAGATCTAGAGCAGTTAAGTGCCCTGATATTGCCACACAGCTTGCTGGGACCAAAAAAGTTCAGCAGGAGCTGAGCCGACCAGGAACACTGGAAAAATTACTGCCAAATAAACCAGAAGCAGTGGCTCGATTAAGAGCAACATTCACTGGCCTTTATTCTATGGAGATG gaTGAAGAAGGTGATAAGATAATTGCCATGGCTATTGCTGACCCAGACCGCTTTGTGTTAAAGCCACAACGTGAGGGAGGAG GGAACAACCTCTATGGTGAAGAGCTCAAGCAGGTTCTAGAGAAAATTAAAGACAGTCCAGAAAGGACCTCCTACATTCTCATGGACAAGATAAAGCCTCTCCCTGCACTGAATTATTTACTGAGGGCTCACAGTCCACTGAAAGTATCAGAATGTGTGTCTGAATTGGGAATTTTTGGCGTCTACGTCAG ACTGGGTCAGGATCTTGTGGTGAACAAGCATGTTGGCCATCTCTTGCGAACAAAGGCTGTCGAACATGCAGATGGCGGAGTAGCAGCTGGAGTGGCTGTTCTGGATACTCCCTATGTGATATGA
- the GSS gene encoding glutathione synthetase isoform X1: MTAPWKDILCNVQLIQYVAPIAVDSALLEGVLMRTKDDPNASDVVNYAPFTLLPSAVPSSLLEQAYSVQQDFNLLVDEVSRNTEFLERTLASTVKVDDFTAQLFKIYKQVLKEGITQSVFLGINRSDYMFDYGAEGTPALKQIEINTIAASFGGLTSRTTAVHRHVLNVLGKSKEASKLLTNNPAKGIATGIAKAWELYGSDRAVVMFLVEEAQRNIFDQRCVENELWMRNIRVIRRRFKDVFEKASLDNDKRLHIDGEEVAVVYYREGYVPKNYNKQNWEARLLLERSRAVKCPDIATQLAGTKKVQQELSRPGTLEKLLPNKPEAVARLRATFTGLYSMEMDEEGDKIIAMAIADPDRFVLKPQREGGGNNLYGEELKQVLEKIKDSPERTSYILMDKIKPLPALNYLLRAHSPLKVSECVSELGIFGVYVRLGQDLVVNKHVGHLLRTKAVEHADGGVAAGVAVLDTPYVI; this comes from the exons ATGACTGCCCCTTGGAAAGACATTTTGTGTAATGTCCAGCTCATTCAGTATGTGGCACCAATTGCAGTGGATTCGGCACTACTTGAAGGTGTTCTCATGAGGACCAAAGATGACCCCAATGCATCTGAT GTGGTGAATTATGCTCCCTTTACACTGCTCCCATCTGCAGTACCAAGCAGTCTACTTGAGCAAGCCTATTCAGTTCAACAAGACTTTAACCTGCTGGTAGATGAAGTTAGCCGGAACACAGAATTTCTGGAACGCACTCTTGCAAG TACTGTCAAAGTAGATGACTTTACAGCTCAGCTTTTCAAAATCTACAAGCAAGTTTTGAAAGAAGGAATAACTCAG TCTGTGTTTTTAGGAATTAATCGCTCTGATTACATGTTTGACTATGGTGCAGAAGGCACTCCAGCTCTAAAGCAAATAGAAATAAACACTATTGCTGCCAGCTTTGGAGGCCTCACATCTAGAACCACTGCGGTGCATCG GCATGTGTTGAACGTTCTAGGGAAATCTAAGGAAGCCTCAAAATTACTGACCAATAATCCAGCCAAAGGGATTGCCACGGGCATTGCAAAAGCTTGGGAACTCTACGGCTCAGACAG agcagtggtaatgtTCCTAGTTGAAGAGGCTCAGAGGAATATTTTTGACCAACGCTGTGTAGAAAATGAACTTTGGATGAG GAATATCCGGGTGATCCGAAGAAGATTTAAAGATGTGTTTGAAAAAGCATCTTTGGACAATGATAAGAGATTGCATAT AGATGGGGAGGAAGTTGCAGTGGTGTACTATAGAGAAGGTTACGTGCCAAAGAATTATAACAAACAG AACTGGGAGGCACGGTTGCTGTTGGAAAGATCTAGAGCAGTTAAGTGCCCTGATATTGCCACACAGCTTGCTGGGACCAAAAAAGTTCAGCAGGAGCTGAGCCGACCAGGAACACTGGAAAAATTACTGCCAAATAAACCAGAAGCAGTGGCTCGATTAAGAGCAACATTCACTGGCCTTTATTCTATGGAGATG gaTGAAGAAGGTGATAAGATAATTGCCATGGCTATTGCTGACCCAGACCGCTTTGTGTTAAAGCCACAACGTGAGGGAGGAG GGAACAACCTCTATGGTGAAGAGCTCAAGCAGGTTCTAGAGAAAATTAAAGACAGTCCAGAAAGGACCTCCTACATTCTCATGGACAAGATAAAGCCTCTCCCTGCACTGAATTATTTACTGAGGGCTCACAGTCCACTGAAAGTATCAGAATGTGTGTCTGAATTGGGAATTTTTGGCGTCTACGTCAG ACTGGGTCAGGATCTTGTGGTGAACAAGCATGTTGGCCATCTCTTGCGAACAAAGGCTGTCGAACATGCAGATGGCGGAGTAGCAGCTGGAGTGGCTGTTCTGGATACTCCCTATGTGATATGA
- the GSS gene encoding glutathione synthetase isoform X2 has translation MIQHPWKEDALRWLSSLLLHHLISPHPRLLQVVNYAPFTLLPSAVPSSLLEQAYSVQQDFNLLVDEVSRNTEFLERTLASTVKVDDFTAQLFKIYKQVLKEGITQSVFLGINRSDYMFDYGAEGTPALKQIEINTIAASFGGLTSRTTAVHRHVLNVLGKSKEASKLLTNNPAKGIATGIAKAWELYGSDRAVVMFLVEEAQRNIFDQRCVENELWMRNIRVIRRRFKDVFEKASLDNDKRLHIDGEEVAVVYYREGYVPKNYNKQNWEARLLLERSRAVKCPDIATQLAGTKKVQQELSRPGTLEKLLPNKPEAVARLRATFTGLYSMEMDEEGDKIIAMAIADPDRFVLKPQREGGGNNLYGEELKQVLEKIKDSPERTSYILMDKIKPLPALNYLLRAHSPLKVSECVSELGIFGVYVRLGQDLVVNKHVGHLLRTKAVEHADGGVAAGVAVLDTPYVI, from the exons ATGATCCAACACCCATGGAAGGAAGATG CTCTTAGGTGGCTCTCCTCCCTGCTCCTACATCACCTTATCTCACCGCACCCCAGATTACTGCAG GTGGTGAATTATGCTCCCTTTACACTGCTCCCATCTGCAGTACCAAGCAGTCTACTTGAGCAAGCCTATTCAGTTCAACAAGACTTTAACCTGCTGGTAGATGAAGTTAGCCGGAACACAGAATTTCTGGAACGCACTCTTGCAAG TACTGTCAAAGTAGATGACTTTACAGCTCAGCTTTTCAAAATCTACAAGCAAGTTTTGAAAGAAGGAATAACTCAG TCTGTGTTTTTAGGAATTAATCGCTCTGATTACATGTTTGACTATGGTGCAGAAGGCACTCCAGCTCTAAAGCAAATAGAAATAAACACTATTGCTGCCAGCTTTGGAGGCCTCACATCTAGAACCACTGCGGTGCATCG GCATGTGTTGAACGTTCTAGGGAAATCTAAGGAAGCCTCAAAATTACTGACCAATAATCCAGCCAAAGGGATTGCCACGGGCATTGCAAAAGCTTGGGAACTCTACGGCTCAGACAG agcagtggtaatgtTCCTAGTTGAAGAGGCTCAGAGGAATATTTTTGACCAACGCTGTGTAGAAAATGAACTTTGGATGAG GAATATCCGGGTGATCCGAAGAAGATTTAAAGATGTGTTTGAAAAAGCATCTTTGGACAATGATAAGAGATTGCATAT AGATGGGGAGGAAGTTGCAGTGGTGTACTATAGAGAAGGTTACGTGCCAAAGAATTATAACAAACAG AACTGGGAGGCACGGTTGCTGTTGGAAAGATCTAGAGCAGTTAAGTGCCCTGATATTGCCACACAGCTTGCTGGGACCAAAAAAGTTCAGCAGGAGCTGAGCCGACCAGGAACACTGGAAAAATTACTGCCAAATAAACCAGAAGCAGTGGCTCGATTAAGAGCAACATTCACTGGCCTTTATTCTATGGAGATG gaTGAAGAAGGTGATAAGATAATTGCCATGGCTATTGCTGACCCAGACCGCTTTGTGTTAAAGCCACAACGTGAGGGAGGAG GGAACAACCTCTATGGTGAAGAGCTCAAGCAGGTTCTAGAGAAAATTAAAGACAGTCCAGAAAGGACCTCCTACATTCTCATGGACAAGATAAAGCCTCTCCCTGCACTGAATTATTTACTGAGGGCTCACAGTCCACTGAAAGTATCAGAATGTGTGTCTGAATTGGGAATTTTTGGCGTCTACGTCAG ACTGGGTCAGGATCTTGTGGTGAACAAGCATGTTGGCCATCTCTTGCGAACAAAGGCTGTCGAACATGCAGATGGCGGAGTAGCAGCTGGAGTGGCTGTTCTGGATACTCCCTATGTGATATGA
- the LOC128416307 gene encoding uncharacterized protein LOC128416307, which yields MSNKNSAGSDTESEHNFYSDCWEESLIHINKDSLDSDSESDLYLHSNSQCSLFEKEGKNKLKKTLLVSEKSFRKYCKNCPFLQHLENTTQFQVELSPESILQLNFKDCQTNGQSSKAYSPKIFPDLDRSYRDHLCLNCRIPYVTVTKNSEKEQTFYTIKEAYAFDKLHQNHPSTDYYPTSKQNKAVQVSFPCKETEAEENAVCEFFKQSAIHSEVEETPNRKAIIFHSTESIFSKKTNSNELVEDNSDYSSEKPYKTHSPQTPEQIYLHPSSGELAISLVLEAAYRDPSGSSQGVGNSSNVRVGTEDSQRHALAFKFKGPEYNQLFKKLRISIVPSSVHSDTEKEKHNAPFIKLVGLSQILVDESRPSLASYAESSEASQPLATHPEPSESRSFNSDSDQVLSSLELWSSSGFFPSLKHSHTTQSSHYFVQSLPCYKVTPVHRTSEVQKVQLKASRPVKSVVFTKSTKVQKDRKLRAKPHTSKFQWSKALDTEPINQNPQAAEINKPYFVPLTQTTKCTCSPLLDLTVDLHSEGKYSETLRSVHRKYCKRTGGGKVTPRFSSCCLRNLNLRSHFENLQYISPGRKKSNSKMRNILNYCLGWTGGQKPCENCKGGVSPTLDSSNIKRNEICTPHPPTDGNSIASLLPGSRNSPGPLPTALSLSNEWRHSSAPCMQTERGTWSPALSYSDAKCSNSHSPCANIKVVQLPREMNMLKNIGMEKMDFGAVQMAGGGLAPRKHSICPCGTMSQCGLFPNGDISELVKEKARGSPNINPRANMTEFSRENSHAGTFNTQEDCCASCRHFSPMCYFHDPQEVARNHFTKVQSFFENGCPRNLRENVVERNKAQKRGERKNVSFHIGPSYSQVTGTHNASLSNYGCQAPVYHSECSGCSCCQNTVKEHLDLKHQVLKNCLNRESVFLVDPGKGTRSQCKCSQETPLFCVDQTDMYKRNRCDFHENRI from the exons ATGTCCAACAAGAACTCAGCGGGGTCTGACACAGAAAGTGAACATAATTTTTATTCTGACTGTTGGGAAGAAAGTCTTATACATATCAACAAAG aCTCACTTGACTCTGACAGTGAAAGTGATCTCTATCTTCATTCAAATAGTCAGTGCAGTTTGtttgaaaaagaaggaaaaaacaaactgAAAAAAACTTTATTGGTCTCAGAAAAGAGCTTTAGAAAATACTGCAAAAACTGCCCCTTTCTACAACATTTAGAGAACACTACACAGTTTCAAGTGGAATTATCTCCAGAATCTATATTGCAATTAAACTTTAAGGACTGTCAGACAAATGGTCAGTCGTCAAAAGCTTATTCACCCAAAATATTTCCAGATCTTGACAGGTCTTATAGAGACCATTTGTGCTTAAATTGTAGAATCCCTTATGTGACGGTTACTAAGAATTCAGAAAAAGAACAAACCTTTTATACAATTAAGGAAGCTTATGCATTTGATAAGCTACATCAGAATCATCCATCAACTGATTATTATCCCACTTCAAAGCAGAACAAAGCTGTGCAAGTTTCCTTTCCTTGCAAAGAAACGGAAGCTGAGGAAAATGCTGTCTGTGAATTTTTCAAACAATCAGCAATACATTCTGAAGTAGAAGAGACACCAAACAGGAAAGCTATAATATTTCACAGTACTGAAAGTATTTTCAGTAAAAAGACAAATTCTAATGAACTGGTTGAAGACAATTCTGATTACTCTTCAGAAAAGCCTTATAAAACTCACAGTCCCCAGACACCTGAGCAAATCTATTTGCACCCCAGTTCTGGAGAACTTGCTATTTCTTTGGTATTAGAAGCAGCATATAGAGATCCATCTGGTTCATCACAAGGAGTTGGTAATTCTTCAAATGTTAGGGTGGGAACAGAAGATTCACAGAGGCATGCTTTAGCTTTTAAATTTAAAGGCCCGGAATATAACCAGTTGTTTAAGAAGTTGCGTATTTCTATTGTTCCAAGTTCTGTACACTCAGATACAGAGAAGGAAAAACATAATGCACCTTTTATAAAGCTGGTAGGGCTTTCACAAATTTTGGTTGATGAGTCCAGACCGTCTCTTGCCTCCTATGCTGAATCATCTGAAGCTAGTCAGCCTCTGGCAACTCATCCAGAGCCATCTGAATCCCGAAGCTTCAACAGTGATTCTGACCAAGTGCTATCTTCACTGGAACTTTGGTCTTCCAGTGGGTTCTTTCCATCACTGAAACATTCACACACAACTCAGTCTTCTCACTACTTTGTCCAATCATTGCCATGTTACAAGGTTACCCCTGTTCATAGGACTTCTGAAGTTCAGAAAGTTCAACTGAAGGCCTCCAGGCCTGTGAAATCTGTTGTGTTTACCAAAAGCACAAAAGTACAGAAGGACAGGAAATTGAGAGCCAAACCTCATACTTCCAAATTTCAGTGGTCCAAGGCTTTGGATACTGAACCTATAAACCAAAATCCTCAAGCAGCAGAAATAAACAAACCATATTTTGTACCCTTAACACAGACTACTAAATGTACCTGCAGCCCATTGCTTGATTTAACTGTTGatctgcattctgaaggaaagtaTTCTGAAACGCTCCGAAGTGTTCACAGAAAATATTGCAAAAGAACTGGAGGTGGCAAAGTAACTCCTAGattttcctcctgttgcctgCGAAATCTAAatcttagaagccattttgagaATCTCCAATATATTTctccaggaagaaagaaaagcaattcAAAGATGCGAAACATACTGAACTATTGTTTAGGTTGGACTGGAGGACAGAAGCCATGTGAAAACTGTAAAGGGGGTGTTTCTCCCACTCTGGATAGTTCAAATATAAAGAGGAATGAGATATGCACTCCACATCCCCCAACTGATGGAAATTCCATTGCCTCACTTCTTCCAGGTTCAAGGAATAGTCCAGGTCCACTTCCTACTGCACTGTCTCTTTCAAATGAGTGGAGGCATTCATCTGCAccctgtatgcaaactgaaaGAGGCACTTGGAGTCCTGCACTATCCTATTCTGATGCTAAATGTAGCAATTCTCATTCTCCTTGTGCAAATATTAAAGTAGTGCAGCTACCCAGGGAAATGAATATGCTTAAAAATATAGGTATGGAAAAAATGGATTTTGGAGCTGTCCAGATGGCTGGTGGAGGCTTAGCCCCCAGGAAGCATTCAATCTGCCCATGTGGAACTATGTCTCAATGTGGCTTGTTCCCCAATGGAGATATTTCAGAGTTGGTTAAGGAAAAAGCTAGAGGAAGCCCCAATATTAACCCGAGAGCCAATATGactgaattcagcagggagaATTCCCATGCAGGAACCTTCAACACACAGGAAGACTGCTGTGCTAGTTGTCGTCATTTCTCTCCAATGTGTTATTTTCATGATCCACAAGAAGTGGCAAGAAATCATTTTACTAAAGTACAGTCCTTCTTTGAGAATGGATGTCCTAGGAACTTGAGAGAAAATGTTGTAGAGAGAAACAAGGCACAGAAAAGAGGTGAAAGAAAAAATGTAAGCTTCCATATAGGACCGAGTTATTCACAAGTGACAGGTACACACAATGCATCACTTTCTAATTATGGCTGTCAGGCACCTGTTTATCACTCTGAATGCTCAGGCTGTTCATGCTGCCAGAATACTGTTAAAGAACATCTTGACTTAAAACATCAAGTGCTAAAGAACTGCTTAAACAGAGAGAGTGTTTTTCTAGTGGACCCTGGAAAAGGGACTAGAAGCCAGTGCAAATGTTCCCAAGAAACCCCGCTTTTCTGTGTTGACCAAACTGATATGTATAAGAGAAACAGGTGTGATTTCCATGAGAACAGAATCTAA